From the Choristoneura fumiferana unplaced genomic scaffold, NRCan_CFum_1 Sck3bRy_170;HRSCAF=360_pilon, whole genome shotgun sequence genome, the window GACACTCGTTTTGTCCGCCCGCGATTTCCGAGAATTCACTCAGCGAGGCAGCGCGTTTTGTCGGTTGGCAGCGCTGCTTCCGGTAAATCTACAAACAAGCAACAAGCAACGAACGAACCGAACTGGGGACAGGCGAAATCGAGATTGTAGAAGACTGCGTTCGCGTTCCAGTGTGCTAGTTtagattttttagttttaaattagatTCAATGATCACGGCTCTTAATTGTTTCGCGTTTTGAGTTGTTATAACTGTAATTTTTCAATCAAAATGACCGAGTCAGAAAAAGTGTCGCTGGCGCAATTGGTGGTGGCGCGTGGCCATGCCAAAGGCTCCATAACCCGGTTATTGAACTATTCAGGTGAGTTGAGTAATAAACCTCTCACAGAACTAAAAATTAAGCGGGATAGGCTGATCCACGTGTTCCAAAATTTCGAGTCACTTCAGGTACAAATTGATGTCATTGAGCCTGATGACCAGCTTGCCGGGGTGGAAGACACCTATTGTCTTATCCTGCAGAGACTCGATGACGCGATAGCGGCGCATCACAGCTCGGGCGTGGCGCCTTCCTCCTCGGCGATAGGGCCATCAGTGCGCACCAAGTTACCGAACATAGAGATTCCCAAGTTTGATGGGAAATACAAGGACTACCAAACATTCATTGCGCTGTACGATTCCATGATTGCAAACAATAGTGAAATAGATAATGTGCACAAACTCTATTATCTTAGGACGCTCCTTGAGGGGGAGCCCTTAAAACTGATAGAAAACTTATCACTGTCATCTGAAAGTTATACAGCAGCTAAAAACATTCTAAATGACAGATACAATAACAAATTTCAGATCATGGCAGAGCACATAAATAGCTTATTAGACTCTAATCCTATAACTAGATCAACGCCTAGTAATATAAGAGAGTTTGTGTCAGGCATAAAGCAACGCATAGCAGCACTGCAGAACCTAGGGTTGCCTGTTGAGTCCTGGGATGTAATCTTAGTCATTATTCTGTGTAAAAAGCTAGATTTGCTCACAAATCGCGCATTTCAGCTAGAACGAGATGCCAAAGCGGAACCCAAACTTAGTGAGTTGATCCAATTTTTAGAGAAGCGGGCACTGGCTCTGGAGCTTGCAGAGCCTGCCATAGCTGCACCCAAGGTGCAGTTCGAAAGGCCAGCAATGAACAGCAGGCCTACATGGAAGGCAGCAACTGTGGCAGCAGCTCCGATGGCAGAACCAGACTTAGCAGCAAGCTCAGAAATGGAGCACACAGCCCGGCCCGGATCAGCTACTGCATCTGAAAAGCCCTGCGCATTCTGTAAGTGTTCCCACAGATTATTTACCTGCCCTAAGTTTCAATTAGCTAAACCAAAAGATAAGATAGAGTTTGTAGAAATTAACAAACTGTGCAAAACCTGCCTGAACCCGCACAGAGGAAAGTGTAGGTATCACTTCAAGTGTAATTACTGCAAAGGCAATCATAATTCACTTCTTCACAGCGAGACTGAGGCCCCAGTCTCCAATCCTGTCTCGCTGctgacaaataaacaaacaaaccatgTTCTTTTGCCCACAGCCAAGGTTAAACTTATCTGTCAAAATGGCAAAGAAATTCAAGTCCGTGCTCTGCTGGACACCGGTTCACAGGTATCTTTCATCACTGacaatactttaaaaattttagggtacatCCCTGTGAGAAATGAGACATCCATAATTGGAATAACCCATGCAGAGAACAAAACCCATTTCTCTGTGCGGCTGGAAGTACATTCCAATGCATACCCATTCTCACTACCAGTAGAGTGTCATGTAGTAGACAAGATTACTATGAACCTACCACAAAATATGATTGACATGACAACATTAAACTTGCCCCCTAGTCTGAAGTTAGCTGATGACACATTCAACGCACCAGGAGACATTCAAATGCTAATGGGggctgatatttttttccagaTCCTGCTGCCAACGCAGACTGAGCCTCCACGCCAGCCTGCTTCAGAGCAGGAtctggaaaaaaatatcagccCCCATTAGCATTTGAATGTCTCCTGGTGCGTTGAATGTGTCATCAGCTAACTTCAGACTAGGGGGCAAGTTTAATGTTGTCATGTCAATCATATTTTGTGGTAGGTTCATAGTAATCTTGTCTACTACATGACACTCTACTGGTAGTGAGAATGGGTATGCATTGGAATGTACTTCCAGCCGCACAGAGAAATGGGTTTTGTTCTCTGCATGGTTATTCCAATTATGGATGTCTCATTTCTCACAGGGatgtaccctaaaatttttttccAGATCCTGCTGCCAACGCAGACTGAGCCTCCACGCCAGCCTGCTTCAGCAGCACAGTCTCCACCTTCACCTCCATGCATCATTAACACTCTCTTCGGCCACATTGTAGCTGGTAACATTAATCATAATGGTTTGCAAACCAGTCGGCAATCAAATAAGGTAACAAGTCTTTTCTGTCAATCATGTGAAACAAACATTAATGAAAACTTAACTAATTTTTGGAAAACTGAATCCGTCCcagaaatatttaatgaaacaaTGGAACAGAAACTATGTGAAAAGGTTTTTCAAGAAACTGTGCAGTTAAAAGACAACAAGTTTCAAGTGGCAATGCCATTGAAACTTCCATTGGCCAATGTCAATGAAACATTAGGCAATTcctttaagaaagaaagaaagaaagaaaatatatttatttggtcacaTTAATACAtaccaaaacaaacaaaacaaaagcgaaAAGAGCAGAATGGACACAAAAAGGGAATCTGGCTCAGCACGATGTCGcgaattgcttcgcaacgctgatattctgccagaacCTTAACCTTAAGGGTTACTAAATCTAAACTTAACCTAAAACACTTATCAACAATGCGGGACAGAAattgaaataagtttaaaaccGGTGACAATTACATGACAGAAAcacaactaaaaataaacagaTACAAACATCATCATGCATTTACCACAACAGACAACAGACAAACAGAACAAAGTTTCACCCATTTACACAGCCCACTTTGTTTCGCTACGGCATATTTTGCTGAATAGCCAATAAATGCGCTTTTAAACGTTTTCTAAAAGAAAACTTAGACTGCACAGCTCTAATGGGCGGTGGCAAATTGTTCCAACACTTAGTTGCCTGATAGCGAAAACTACCACGGAAGGCCGCAGAATGAAGACGCGGACATACAAGTACACAGCTACAGAACCTAGCCTGGTTATTCCTATAACTCTGAGACCATTTAAgcttcttaaataaataaaacggcaCCTCCCTGTGCACTACATCAAAAAGAAGACAGGCAAGGTGAAGCTTTCTACGAGCAGCCATATTTAGCAAATTCCCATTATTAAGAAAAGGCGTAATGTGGGCTCGTGGCGGTACATTATAACAGAACCTTGCACAGGCATTCTGGACACGTTGCACAATTTTTTCTGATCTAATTAACAAACAAGGACCATATACTACATCTCCATAATTTAGTTTAGACAGAATAAGAGCTTCGCATAATTTTACACGCAGCTCTTCAGACAAGAAGGGCCTAATTTGATACAGTACTTTTAATcgaaagaaacaattttttgcAACTTCGACCAAATGCTTCTCAAAGCGCAAGCGATTATCGAACTCAAGTCCGAGATTACGAGCCGACTCCACCTGCTCAATAGGGCTGTCTGAAACAGTGATAATTGGCTTATGCGAATTAATTTCACTGATCCTCTTCCTAGTGCCAATCACCATAAACTTAGACTTTACAGGGTTAAGTACAAAACAATTATCCGTTGACCATTTCGTTATGTTGCTTAGATCCGCATTTAAGGCAGCAGAGGCATTTAATGTATCACTAGGCTGAAAGGAAACGTAAAGCTGTAGGTCATCAGCATATAAATGGTAAGAGCAGGTTGAAATGCAGTTCGCAATGTCAGcgctgtaaataataaatagcaacGGACCCAATATGGATCCTTGCGGAACACCACGCTTTACGGCCAAACGTTCAGACAACTGACAGGCACCATCACCCCGATGAATTGTTACCAGCTGAGAACGACCGCGGAGATAACTACAAAACCAAGCCACAGATGCCCTATCGAGGCCATAGAAAGATAATTTGGATAGGAGCAGATCAACGCTAATGCAGTCAAACGCGCGTGAAAAATCTAAAAGAGTAAGAAAAGATCCCATACCCTTGTCCTGCTCTGCAAGGAGATTATCAACGACATCCAAAAGAGCTGTGGCAGTGCCGCGTCCCTTACGAAAACCGGATTGCAGCTGCGGCAAGATGTCATTGCTTTCCAAGTATTTATATAACTGggtataaactattttttccaaaatcttAGAAAGACATGGCAGTATGCTTATAGGTCTGAGATCCCTCATGTCACATGGATTGCCTGTCTTGGGAATTGGTTTAACCATAGCAATTTTCCATGTTTCGGGGAAACACGATTCTAAGATGGATCTGTTGATGATTGCTGTAACAATCTCAAGTGTAGTTGGCAGAGTAAGAAGAAGCATATCCATGCTTATGCCATCGATCCCTTTGGCCTTTGACTTAATCTGCAAAATAATTCTGGCCACTTCCACAACGTCCACAGGCTTAAGGCAAAACGGTTCAACCTGAGCAGAACAGAAACGATTATATTCGAACCATGTCAATTGAGAAATTGTTACATTACCAGGCCCTGGTACGTCAAGAAAATGGCGGTTCAACTGGTCTGCGTTACCAATACTGGAAGGAAGTTCGTAAGAGTTATTCTTACTAGGGAGAATAGTTGATTTAAGGTTTTTCCACAAGGATTtcggattttttattttggagTTAATGTTTTTATCGAAATATGCCCTTTTTTCATTCGACATCGATGAAGACACCAGATTTTTAAGTTCTTTATAATAAAGGCGGTGAGAATCTGATCTAAGGGAACGATATCTTGCCAAGGCTCGGTCCCTTAAACCCATCATGAACTTTAATTATGCATTAAAACGATTCATAAACTTAGAAAAACGGTTTGCCAAAAATCCTAATCTATTTGAGGAATATAAAAGGTTTATTCATGAATACTTGTCACTAGGGCATGGCTCTTATGTTGATATCAGTCAATACGATTTTGCAAGTGACCCTCTCTACTTTCTTCCCCATCAACCAGTCATAAATGAGGACAGTAAGACAACCAAACTTCGTGTTGTATTTGATGGGTCCATGGCCACAAACAAGAAGGTATCTTTAAATGACATACTGCTCAATGGCCCAGTTGTTCAGCGAGAACTCATAGAGGTACTCCTCTTGTTCCGAGTAGATAGCTTCATTTTCATAACCGATATCAGGCGTATGTTTAGGAACATTGAATTGGACCCGCAACAAACTTCATTGCAGAATATTCTGTGGCGGGACTCACCTGATCAggaaataaaatgtatacagCTAAAGACCGTCACATATGGCCTCAAAAGTTCCTCATATCTTGCCACGCGCTGTCTCAAAGAATTGGCTGACAGACATAGGGACGAATATCCGAAAGCAGCCTTTGTACTGGATAATTCTTGTTACGTAGATGACATTCTGGTGGCTGATGACAATTTGAACAGTCTCATTGAAACCAAGCAACAATTGTCAAAATTACTGAGTTTGGGAAGCTTACAATTGCATAAGTGGGCTTCCAACGCACCCGAGATCCTTAAGGAGGTGCCGATAGAGAACAGACAGTTTGATGAAGTTAACTTTCAAGAACAAAACTTTAAAACACTAGGTGTCAATTATAACATTAAAGATGACTGTTTCAAATTCTCATCACCCCAACCAACCAATGataaaactgtcacaaaacGACAAATATTGAGCTTTATTAGTAAATTCTATGACCCTCTGGGACTAATAGGACCAATATTTGttaaagcaaaaataattatgcagagCTTGTGGGCAGCAAATATCAGCTGGGACTCGCCCCCACCTACAGACATATATAACGAATGGCAAGATTTCATGAAAAGTATTTATAAAATGCCAACAATAGCCATACCTAGAAATGTTAACTTGAAGGATGCTTTAGTTATACAAATCATTGGATTTGCAGATGCAGCCTCGTCCGCAGCGTATGGTTGCTGCGCCTATCTACGAGTGATCGATACAGCAGGCAACGTAAAAATATCTCTGCTCAGCTCAAAATCGCGAGTAAATCCCCTTAAAAAGGCCTTGACTATTCCTAGATTGGAGCTAAACGCCGCGTTGCTGCTTATCAAATTAATAGTCAAAATCCATGACACActcaagttaaaattaaaaattgatgaTGTTATTTTGTATTCAGATTCACAAGTAGTTCTGTCATGGATCAAAACAGATTTGACTAAGCTCGACACTTATGTTGCGAACCGAGTCAAAGTAATACTCCAACATAGTGCCCAGCACAAGTGGCTGTACGTCAGATCCGCAGACAATCCCGCAGATTGCCTAAGCAGAGGTATTTTGCCGCACGAGCTCAGCAACCATGCACTGTGGTTTCAGGGCCCCAGTTTCCTATATGACAAAGATCATGTCTTTCACGCCTACGAACACACACCGAAACCGGTATCTGAAACCGAGCCACTGGTAGCATCTGTGAGCTCCGAGCTAGTAGTGTGCCCAGTTGCTCAAATACAAGCAACTGACATATTTAGTTCTTTATTAGAAAGAATCTCAAACATTACCAAAATGCAAAGAGTATTGGCGTATATGATCAGATTTTGTTGCAAGTTAACGAAGCGCAGTGCATTGTACACCGCAAGGCAGAATGGTGACTCTCATACATCCCAAGATAAAACGCTCTTGCAAGTGACAAAACTTTGTACAATGCAGGCAATAGATGGTAGTCCATTTCTAACCTCTGCAGAACTTAACAACTCTCTCTTATTACTAATTCAGTATGTACAATGCACAGAGTTTCAGGTCGAGATGAAGGCGCTCCGCGCTAATAAGCAGATCAAAGGCAGCCTCCAAGGCCTACACGTCTTCATCGATAAAATAGGCACGCTGCGCGTGGGCGGGCGCTTACAAAACGCCATGATACCGTACACCCAGCGCCATCCTGCGATTTTACCTAAAAACACCAAGCTTACTGATCTGATTATTAGGGAGGAGCATCACAGGCTATTACATGCAGGGCTTAAATTGGTAGCAAGTGGTTTGAGtcagaaatattatataataaacgGCCAAAGCGAAATTAAAGGAATTATATCAAAGTGTGTAACATGTTTCAGACTCAAGGCAGTTGCCGCCAAACAGCTGATGGGCTCTCTGCCTAGCGATCGAGTAAATCCGAGTCGGCCTTTCGAAAAGGTGGGCGTTGATTACTGTGGACCTATTTCTATAAAGCAGTCCAGAGTGAGGCGGTCATTGGTCACAAAGGGATACATAGCAGTATTCGTATGTTTTGTAACAAAAGCTGTCCATTTGGAGCTGGTATCTGACCTCCGAACTGACACCTTTCTCGCATGCTTCAAACGCTTTATTGCACGCAGGAATAAGCCCACACAAGTGTATTGCGACAACG encodes:
- the LOC141445048 gene encoding uncharacterized protein produces the protein MTESEKVSLAQLVVARGHAKGSITRLLNYSGELSNKPLTELKIKRDRLIHVFQNFESLQVQIDVIEPDDQLAGVEDTYCLILQRLDDAIAAHHSSGVAPSSSAIGPSVRTKLPNIEIPKFDGKYKDYQTFIALYDSMIANNSEIDNVHKLYYLRTLLEGEPLKLIENLSLSSESYTAAKNILNDRYNNKFQIMAEHINSLLDSNPITRSTPSNIREFVSGIKQRIAALQNLGLPVESWDVILVIILCKKLDLLTNRAFQLERDAKAEPKLSELIQFLEKRALALELAEPAIAAPKVQFERPAMNSRPTWKAATVAAAPMAEPDLAASSEMEHTARPGSATASEKPCAFSKVKLICQNGKEIQVRALLDTGSQVSFITDNTLKILGYIPVRNETSIIGITHAENKTHFSVRLEVHSNAYPFSLPVECHVVDKITMNLPQNMIDMTTLNLPPSLKLADDTFNAPGDIQMLMGADIFFQILLPTQTEPPRQPASEQDLEKNISPH